The following are encoded together in the Arthrobacter sp. Y-9 genome:
- a CDS encoding MarR family transcriptional regulator encodes MPVEPATARALIRGVVDLQRALRCLSHDSLAPGTSTALLGVLHMITEHGGRAVDIAQRLGVSSPVLSRHLAELEERGFITRTQDPTDRRAQLLEVTETGQDQLARAEEDRVQALLSLLGDWDEDQALTCRSNLTDLTVALQSYRRKPSPYAAATPAGD; translated from the coding sequence ATGCCGGTAGAGCCAGCAACAGCGCGGGCACTCATCCGCGGGGTCGTGGATCTGCAGCGCGCACTGCGCTGCCTCTCGCACGACTCCCTCGCTCCGGGAACCAGCACGGCCCTGCTCGGGGTGCTCCACATGATCACCGAACACGGTGGGCGTGCGGTGGACATCGCGCAGCGGCTCGGTGTGAGCTCCCCCGTGCTGAGCCGTCACCTCGCGGAACTCGAGGAACGCGGCTTCATCACCCGGACGCAGGACCCCACGGACCGCAGGGCCCAGCTCCTGGAGGTCACCGAGACCGGGCAGGATCAGCTCGCCCGGGCCGAGGAGGACCGCGTCCAGGCACTGCTGAGCCTTCTCGGTGACTGGGACGAGGACCAGGCGCTCACGTGCCGCTCCAACCTGACCGATCTCACCGTGGCTTTGCAGTCCTACCGTCGCAAGCCCTCCCCGTACGCCGCCGCCACCCCCGCAGGAGACTGA